The Ancylobacter sp. WKF20 genome contains a region encoding:
- a CDS encoding CDP-alcohol phosphatidyltransferase family protein codes for MAISSKSLADKLMIERPKRRQTLAFAVHLFTASGAVCGLLALIAAVEGHWSIMFAWLGAALFVDGIDGTMARRARVWEVLPRWSGETLDLVVDYLTYVLVPAFAVAMGGLMPAWLAVPASAAILLTSALYFADTEMKTDDLYFQGFPAVWNLVVFYFFLVPMNAWLIAAIIALLSVATFLPIKFVHPFRVVRLRLLTIGLLALWAVLAVVAVVEGLNPPGWVVLGLCACALYFLVFGLIPFRRRAAEDSASGL; via the coding sequence GTGGCGATTTCATCAAAGTCGCTGGCTGACAAGCTGATGATAGAGCGTCCCAAGCGTCGCCAGACGCTCGCCTTCGCCGTTCACCTGTTCACCGCCTCCGGCGCCGTCTGCGGCTTGCTCGCGCTGATCGCGGCGGTCGAGGGACACTGGTCGATCATGTTCGCCTGGCTTGGCGCCGCCCTGTTCGTCGATGGCATCGACGGCACGATGGCCCGCCGCGCGCGGGTGTGGGAGGTGCTGCCGCGCTGGTCGGGCGAAACGCTCGATCTGGTGGTGGACTATCTCACCTATGTGCTGGTGCCGGCCTTCGCCGTCGCCATGGGCGGGCTGATGCCGGCCTGGCTTGCCGTGCCCGCAAGCGCCGCGATTCTGCTGACCAGCGCGCTGTATTTCGCCGACACCGAGATGAAGACCGACGACCTGTATTTCCAGGGCTTCCCGGCCGTTTGGAACCTCGTCGTGTTCTACTTCTTCCTGGTGCCGATGAATGCCTGGCTGATCGCCGCCATCATCGCGCTGCTGTCGGTCGCGACCTTCCTGCCGATCAAGTTCGTGCACCCCTTCCGCGTGGTGCGGCTGCGCCTGCTCACCATCGGCCTGCTCGCCCTCTGGGCCGTGCTCGCCGTGGTCGCTGTGGTGGAAGGGCTGAACCCGCCGGGCTGGGTGGTGCTCGGACTGTGCGCCTGTGCGCTGTACTTCCTGGTCTTCGGGCTGATTCCGTTCCGCCGCCGCGCGGCCGAGGACAGCGCCAGCGGCCTCTGA
- a CDS encoding UbiH/UbiF family hydroxylase, with product MSAKPGTERHIAVVGGGASGLVAALALASSDLDVTLIAPARSVDPRTTALMDGSVNALKALGVWERLGPQAAPLRIMRVLDGTTRLLRAPQVDFRAGELGLEAFAWNVENEALLAALEEAVAGAPRIRRLRASVTDAADQGDHVRLTLDTGDALDVALVAAADGRQSPCRRAAGIDVRTRDYPQVAVTATLAHGRPHGDISTEFHTETGPFTLVPLPGQRSSIVCVVSPREAETLMALDEDAFSRVMERKARSILGSMRLDSPRGSFPLSARTATLFAKGRIALIGEAAHIIPPIGAQGLNLGIRDAATLAELVDDVSRAGGDVGGAAVSEAYERRRRADVESRTFAVDLLNRSLLSGFLPMAGVRGLGLWLLDKTPMLRRAVMREGVGPTRDVPALLTGKVA from the coding sequence ATGTCAGCCAAGCCCGGTACCGAACGGCATATCGCGGTGGTCGGTGGCGGCGCAAGCGGCCTCGTGGCGGCTCTGGCGCTCGCTTCCAGCGACCTCGACGTGACGCTTATCGCCCCCGCGCGCAGCGTCGATCCGCGCACCACGGCGCTGATGGATGGCTCGGTGAACGCGCTGAAGGCGCTCGGTGTGTGGGAGCGCCTCGGGCCGCAGGCCGCGCCGCTGCGCATCATGCGCGTTCTCGACGGCACGACGCGGCTGCTGCGCGCGCCGCAGGTCGATTTCCGCGCTGGCGAACTGGGCCTTGAGGCCTTTGCCTGGAATGTCGAGAACGAGGCGCTGCTGGCCGCATTGGAAGAAGCGGTTGCCGGCGCCCCGCGCATTCGGCGCTTGCGCGCCAGTGTGACCGATGCGGCCGATCAGGGTGATCACGTGCGTCTTACCCTGGACACCGGCGACGCGCTGGATGTCGCACTGGTTGCGGCGGCGGACGGGCGGCAGTCGCCCTGCCGCCGGGCGGCGGGCATCGATGTGCGCACGCGCGACTACCCGCAGGTGGCGGTGACCGCGACGCTGGCGCATGGGCGACCGCATGGCGACATCTCCACCGAGTTCCACACCGAGACCGGGCCGTTCACCCTCGTCCCCCTGCCCGGCCAGCGCAGCAGCATCGTTTGCGTGGTTTCGCCCCGCGAGGCGGAGACGCTGATGGCGCTGGACGAGGACGCGTTCAGCCGTGTCATGGAGCGGAAGGCGCGTTCCATCCTTGGGTCGATGCGGCTCGATTCGCCGCGCGGCAGCTTTCCGCTCAGCGCCCGTACCGCCACGCTTTTCGCCAAGGGCCGCATTGCGCTGATCGGCGAGGCCGCGCATATCATTCCGCCGATCGGCGCGCAGGGCCTCAATCTCGGTATTCGCGACGCCGCGACGCTGGCCGAACTGGTGGACGATGTGTCTCGCGCGGGCGGGGATGTCGGCGGTGCGGCGGTGAGTGAGGCCTATGAGCGCCGGCGCCGGGCGGATGTGGAAAGCCGGACCTTCGCGGTGGACCTGCTCAACCGCTCGCTGCTCAGTGGCTTCCTGCCCATGGCAGGGGTGCGTGGCCTCGGCCTCTGGCTGCTCGACAAGACGCCGATGCTGCGGCGGGCGGTGATGCGCGAGGGTGTCGGCCCGACCCGCGACGTGCCGGCCCTTCTCACCGGCAAGGTGGCCTGA